The Streptomyces avermitilis MA-4680 = NBRC 14893 genome contains a region encoding:
- a CDS encoding DUF6912 family protein, translating into MRVYVPLTLSGLAEAYKTGELGAGPFVAYAVTPALREWYLSEDIEELEYAALNRAALASLRLLAADPGAVRRRVVVAVDVADGAASADPDLGLDPAALGEVRVAGAVPLAKAAAVHVDSGDAEADVTAAVEALAAADGGDDAAQFVVDGAEDHELLWYARQEIPNLVGLEG; encoded by the coding sequence ATGCGCGTCTACGTCCCCCTGACCCTCTCCGGTCTCGCCGAGGCGTACAAGACGGGTGAGCTGGGAGCGGGACCGTTCGTCGCGTACGCCGTCACGCCCGCGTTGCGCGAGTGGTACCTCTCCGAGGACATCGAGGAGCTGGAGTACGCGGCGCTGAACCGGGCCGCGCTCGCCTCCCTGCGGCTGCTGGCGGCGGACCCCGGTGCCGTGCGGCGCCGGGTCGTGGTCGCGGTCGACGTGGCCGACGGCGCGGCGAGCGCCGACCCGGACCTGGGGCTGGACCCGGCGGCGCTCGGCGAGGTGCGGGTCGCCGGGGCCGTACCGCTGGCCAAGGCGGCCGCGGTCCATGTCGACTCCGGCGACGCGGAGGCGGACGTGACCGCCGCCGTGGAGGCGCTGGCCGCGGCGGACGGCGGGGACGACGCCGCGCAGTTCGTCGTGGACGGGGCCGAGGACCACGAACTGCTCTGGTACGCCAGGCAGGAGATCCCGAACCTCGTGGGGCTGGAGGGCTGA
- a CDS encoding HAD family hydrolase: protein MGMHGAAHIVWDWNGTLFHDNAAIIGATNAAFAELGLEPITLERYRALYCVPVPKFYERLIGRLPTDAEWEIMDEIFHRYYAEHRVGCGLTEGAAELLVEWQSAGHSQSILSMYVHDELVPLVRGFGIEPHFIRVDGRTGPSGGSKAEHMVRHIGALAGVAGVDPARTVVIGDAADDAVAALHVGAQAVLYTGGSHSRASLEGVGVPVVDTLAEAVEEAGRLAA from the coding sequence ATGGGGATGCACGGAGCAGCGCACATCGTCTGGGACTGGAACGGGACCCTGTTCCATGACAATGCGGCGATCATCGGGGCGACGAACGCGGCGTTCGCGGAGTTGGGGCTCGAGCCGATCACGCTCGAGCGGTACAGGGCGCTCTATTGCGTGCCGGTGCCGAAGTTCTACGAGCGGCTGATCGGGCGCCTGCCGACGGACGCCGAGTGGGAGATCATGGACGAGATCTTCCACCGGTACTACGCGGAGCACAGGGTCGGTTGCGGGCTCACCGAGGGAGCGGCGGAGCTGCTCGTGGAGTGGCAGTCGGCGGGGCACAGCCAGTCGATCCTCAGCATGTACGTCCATGACGAACTGGTCCCGCTGGTACGGGGATTCGGGATCGAGCCGCACTTCATACGCGTCGACGGGCGGACCGGCCCCTCCGGCGGCAGCAAGGCCGAGCACATGGTGCGGCACATAGGCGCGCTCGCGGGCGTCGCGGGCGTCGATCCGGCGCGCACGGTGGTGATCGGGGACGCGGCCGACGACGCGGTCGCCGCTCTGCACGTCGGTGCGCAGGCAGTCCTCTACACGGGCGGCTCCCACAGCCGCGCCAGCCTCGAAGGAGTCGGTGTGCCCGTGGTGGACACGCTGGCGGAGGCGGTCGAGGAGGCCGGCCGACTGGCGGCGTGA